A region of the Nocardia nova SH22a genome:
TGAGGTCGCGGGTAACCGTGGCGGTGCAAGATCTCGTCGGCTCGGCTGTAAAGCTGGTCGAGAGTCAGGCCAGTCGTCGCGGCGGCTGCAAGCAGCGCGGCGGTGAAGGCTGTGTTTCGGTCGCCCTCGGGGGCGAGGGAGGTTTGGTTTCTCGCGGATGAGGCGATGGTGTAAGTGCCATCGATGTCTATCTGGCCACTGACCACGGCCGACGGTGCGCTCATCGCTTCGAAGGCACGGCCGGAGAAGCAGCAGTCCAAGATCAGGATGCGGGCGCGCGCCCGGCTCGAAGCCAGTTCGTCTCGCAATGTTGCGTACGGGATGGAACTCCATTCGGGGTGGGCAGGATCGCTGCCGGTCAACGCCAGATGTAGGCGACCGCGACGGTCCAGCAGACCGTGTCCCGTGTAGTACACCAGCAGGACGCTCTCGGCGTCGTTCGCGGCGTGTGCCACCATTTCGCCGACTTGTGTCGGCCGATCGGGATCGACCAGCACGGCGCAGTGGTCGGAAGCGAGAGACGCCCCTGTTGGCGCGGTCAGGGTACCGGCGAGGTCGTGAATATTGTTGGCGGCCGCAGGGATATCGGTGATGTCGATATGGGTGTAGCGGCTCACTCCGATCAGCGCGGCACGCCAGCCGGTGCGATCTTGCAGTGCGCTCACTGCGACTTGTTCGCCTGTTCCAGGAGCGCCTGGAGCGCCTGAGCGACCTCGGGTGTCTTGACTCGCTTGGCGTCGACGGTTACTTGTGTCTCACCGGCGGACAGGGTCAGGGTGATATCGGAACGCCGGTGCGTGAACCAAGCGGTCAGCGACTGGGCCAGAACGGACGCGATGCCTCCGGTGCCGAGAGCGACTACGAGGACATCGGTCACCCCTCCCATTTCGCCAGGACGGATCGGCGTCGACAGCCGACGTACCCGGCCACGCAATTCGTCATCGTCGTCGAACCAATCCACAAGGCCGAACAGCTCATCGATGTCGCCTTCCTCGG
Encoded here:
- a CDS encoding caspase, EACC1-associated type translates to MSALQDRTGWRAALIGVSRYTHIDITDIPAAANNIHDLAGTLTAPTGASLASDHCAVLVDPDRPTQVGEMVAHAANDAESVLLVYYTGHGLLDRRGRLHLALTGSDPAHPEWSSIPYATLRDELASSRARARILILDCCFSGRAFEAMSAPSAVVSGQIDIDGTYTIASSARNQTSLAPEGDRNTAFTAALLAAAATTGLTLDQLYSRADEILHRHGYPRPQRRSVNVAGELRLFTPPGLAHARFDDAVVSVVGEFAQPTSEAVAHFDSGRRFASDRNLTEAEKSWHTAASKGHAGAMNNLANLLLAQGKAREAHSWYLEAAQRGNPEAMGNLADLLLRVQENAAAERWWRLAAESGNADAMYHLALQLDKTRNHNEALTWYHRAAEAGQKAAMHNLAIRLRYRGQLGEAAAWWNRAGHKRAQRTTEKLRGPGKPKQSG
- a CDS encoding effector-associated constant component EACC1, which gives rise to MPELLGQLTIHAEEGDIDELFGLVDWFDDDDELRGRVRRLSTPIRPGEMGGVTDVLVVALGTGGIASVLAQSLTAWFTHRRSDITLTLSAGETQVTVDAKRVKTPEVAQALQALLEQANKSQ